Proteins co-encoded in one Acidobacteriota bacterium genomic window:
- a CDS encoding glycosyltransferase family 2 protein, whose protein sequence is MKKRNAKNFSMGRDFRSSSSEIPKVSVVIPVYNAAGSIVETLESVFAQTDPRFEILIINDGSPDTEQLEQVIKPYLERITYIKQQNAGAAAARNAGIKKSRGEIIAFLDGDDVWSPEYLASQVEFLETGGFAMVYCDADLFGTPSVAGKTFMEGSPSSGEVTVESLFDLRCNVITSGTIVKKSVVEAAGLFENERVLSEDFHLWVRIAHLGEPIGYQRKRLLKYRVSVDGLSGHAVNRVERAIDVFKRLDRDLDLSSEQRSILKRRIAGFESDLEMEKGKAFLIGGNFDLARRSFREANRHRRSLKLTAISVMLRLVPRLVLKIYKVNNADEIAFVHKLDRTAASQ, encoded by the coding sequence GTGAAGAAACGTAACGCCAAAAACTTCAGTATGGGCAGAGACTTTCGAAGTAGTTCGTCAGAAATCCCGAAAGTTTCGGTTGTCATTCCTGTTTATAATGCGGCGGGAAGCATCGTCGAGACACTTGAATCGGTATTTGCTCAAACCGATCCGCGTTTTGAGATCCTGATCATAAACGACGGTTCACCAGATACCGAGCAGCTTGAACAGGTGATAAAGCCGTATTTAGAGAGGATAACCTACATAAAGCAACAAAATGCGGGGGCTGCAGCAGCCCGAAACGCCGGCATCAAAAAATCGCGTGGGGAAATCATCGCATTCCTTGATGGTGATGATGTTTGGAGTCCTGAATATCTGGCTTCACAGGTCGAATTTTTAGAGACCGGCGGATTTGCCATGGTCTATTGCGATGCCGACCTATTCGGGACGCCTTCAGTTGCCGGTAAGACTTTCATGGAAGGATCGCCTTCATCTGGCGAAGTGACGGTTGAGTCGCTTTTTGATCTGCGATGCAACGTGATCACCTCCGGCACGATCGTCAAGAAAAGCGTGGTTGAGGCGGCGGGATTATTTGAGAACGAACGCGTCCTTTCGGAAGACTTTCACCTCTGGGTCAGGATAGCTCACCTTGGAGAACCAATCGGATACCAGAGAAAGAGACTCCTCAAATATCGAGTAAGTGTTGACGGGCTTTCCGGCCACGCTGTCAACCGCGTCGAGAGGGCGATAGATGTTTTCAAGAGGCTCGATCGCGATCTGGACCTTAGCTCTGAGCAGCGATCGATCCTCAAACGGCGGATCGCAGGATTCGAGTCTGATCTTGAAATGGAGAAGGGAAAGGCTTTCTTGATAGGCGGCAATTTTGATCTAGCGCGCCGCTCGTTTCGCGAAGCAAATCGACATCGCAGATCTCTAAAGCTCACTGCTATCTCGGTCATGCTGCGTCTGGTTCCGCGGCTGGTGTTGAAGATATACAAGGTTAATAACGCGGATGAGATAGCTTTTGTGCACAAACTCGACAGAACTGCTGCTTCCCAATAG
- a CDS encoding NAD+ synthase translates to MRVTIAQINTTNGDIVGNTAKIIQAIEKAKSDGSDLVVFPEVVTHGYTSQDWFQDADIIEHVGDPLRDIIPVTKGIAAVIGTIRRNDDTDGRRLYNAAAVISDGELIGFADKTLLPEYDVFDDPRYFEPSDGKNRRLFEINGVKLGVVVCEDFWNDKTFWKERLYESDPTDEVIAMGADVIVSVNASPYNKGKIKLRCDMVAHRAKLQKKPIVFVNLVGGNDGIIFDGASLIADEEGDIILQAAAFEEFVETVELDVRKPDARGITGGEISAIHQALVLGIRDYAAKNGFKKSVLGLSGGIDSTLVAALACEALAPENVLCVMMPSPFSSEGSIKDSEELVRNLGCESRIEPISATFEVLLKQMNLHKPTKGGESLAAENMQSRIRGVILMAISNSEGRLLLSTGNKSELAVGYCTLYGDTNGGLAVLGDVLKTEVWQVSREINRRAGREIIPEKIIDKKPSAELAPNQFDQDSLPPYELMDPVLQMYFEQKASPSAIIAAGNDAELVYGILNKVEHPANEFKRQQLPPTLIISKNAIGVGRRRPITHKYKRRPS, encoded by the coding sequence ATGCGAGTCACCATCGCCCAGATCAATACTACCAACGGAGACATTGTCGGGAATACTGCGAAGATAATTCAGGCGATCGAGAAGGCGAAGTCTGATGGTTCGGATCTGGTGGTTTTTCCTGAGGTCGTGACGCACGGCTATACTTCGCAGGATTGGTTTCAGGATGCCGATATTATTGAGCATGTCGGCGATCCGCTGCGGGATATTATTCCTGTAACTAAAGGAATTGCGGCAGTTATCGGTACGATCCGGCGAAATGACGACACTGATGGACGGCGTTTGTATAATGCGGCAGCGGTTATTTCTGACGGTGAACTGATCGGATTTGCGGACAAGACATTGCTTCCCGAGTACGATGTTTTTGACGATCCGCGATATTTCGAACCGAGCGATGGCAAGAACAGGCGGCTGTTTGAGATAAATGGCGTGAAGCTTGGCGTCGTCGTCTGCGAGGATTTCTGGAACGACAAAACTTTTTGGAAAGAAAGGCTTTACGAGAGCGATCCGACCGACGAGGTGATCGCGATGGGAGCCGACGTGATCGTTTCGGTCAACGCTTCGCCGTATAACAAAGGGAAGATCAAGCTTCGCTGCGACATGGTTGCCCATCGGGCAAAACTGCAGAAGAAGCCGATAGTTTTTGTAAATCTCGTCGGGGGAAATGACGGGATCATATTCGACGGTGCGAGCCTGATCGCTGACGAGGAAGGCGACATTATCTTGCAGGCGGCGGCGTTTGAGGAGTTTGTCGAGACGGTCGAACTCGACGTGCGAAAGCCGGACGCTCGCGGTATCACGGGCGGTGAGATCTCGGCGATACATCAGGCTCTGGTGCTGGGAATTCGCGATTACGCGGCGAAGAATGGATTTAAGAAGTCAGTTTTAGGTTTGTCGGGCGGTATCGATTCGACTTTGGTCGCGGCACTCGCGTGTGAAGCGCTGGCGCCGGAAAACGTGCTCTGCGTGATGATGCCATCGCCGTTTTCATCGGAGGGCAGCATTAAGGATTCCGAGGAATTGGTCCGCAATCTTGGCTGCGAAAGCCGCATCGAACCGATCTCGGCGACATTCGAAGTCCTGCTAAAACAGATGAACCTGCACAAACCGACCAAAGGCGGCGAATCGCTCGCGGCCGAGAATATGCAGTCCCGAATTCGCGGAGTGATCCTGATGGCGATCTCTAATTCCGAAGGCCGTTTGCTCCTATCGACGGGTAACAAGAGCGAACTCGCGGTTGGTTACTGCACGCTTTATGGCGACACGAACGGCGGGCTGGCGGTGCTCGGAGACGTACTGAAAACTGAGGTATGGCAGGTATCGCGTGAAATAAATCGCAGGGCGGGCCGTGAGATCATTCCTGAAAAGATCATCGACAAAAAGCCTTCGGCGGAGCTCGCCCCGAACCAGTTCGACCAGGACTCACTGCCGCCGTATGAGCTGATGGATCCGGTTCTGCAGATGTATTTTGAGCAAAAGGCATCGCCGTCAGCGATCATTGCCGCAGGGAATGACGCCGAGCTTGTTTACGGCATCCTCAATAAGGTCGAGCATCCGGCGAACGAATTCAAACGCCAGCAGCTTCCGCCGACGCTGATCATTTCAAAAAATGCTATCGGTGTCGGCCGCCGCCGCCCGATCACGCACAAATACAAGCGGCGTCCGTCCTAA
- a CDS encoding ATP-binding protein: MQRKILIIDDHDDLATALDEVFSHVGHKVSVLERRVDALELDLESFDLVITDLDVDGKSAGSANGKGAVCLPNMPEAKPGEHIKAFKLCAANFRRDEFDEDQLKDLVATVLDYKIRFVDKKDVVADMHENIEFELPSAISLMHIVLEYLMKRVEKLGVIKPEQSNLFVALDEAFVNAVKHGNKFDAQKLIRITAEVSKQEAKFTIEDEGEGFDVKNIPDPLDPENLFKTSGRGVLFIYNIMDEVKYNDRGNRLTMVKKAVEATID; encoded by the coding sequence ATGCAGCGAAAGATCCTTATCATCGACGACCACGACGACCTCGCAACGGCTCTCGATGAAGTTTTTAGCCACGTTGGACACAAGGTAAGTGTGCTTGAACGCCGCGTTGATGCACTTGAGCTTGATCTCGAATCGTTCGATCTGGTGATCACCGACCTCGATGTTGATGGCAAATCTGCCGGATCGGCCAATGGGAAAGGAGCCGTATGCCTGCCTAATATGCCGGAAGCGAAACCGGGCGAGCACATCAAGGCCTTCAAGCTGTGTGCGGCTAATTTTCGCCGTGACGAATTCGACGAAGACCAATTGAAAGACTTGGTCGCGACCGTTCTCGACTACAAGATACGCTTCGTCGATAAAAAAGATGTCGTCGCCGATATGCACGAAAACATCGAGTTCGAATTGCCCAGTGCGATCTCGCTAATGCATATCGTTCTCGAGTATCTGATGAAACGCGTCGAGAAACTCGGTGTGATCAAACCCGAGCAGTCAAACCTCTTCGTCGCCCTCGACGAGGCCTTCGTCAACGCGGTCAAACACGGCAACAAATTCGACGCCCAAAAACTCATCCGAATCACCGCCGAAGTCTCAAAGCAGGAAGCCAAATTCACCATCGAAGACGAAGGCGAAGGCTTTGACGTCAAGAACATCCCCGACCCGCTCGACCCCGAAAACCTCTTCAAAACCAGCGGCCGCGGCGTCCTCTTCATCTACAACATCATGGACGAGGTCAAATACAACGACCGCGGGAATAGGTTGACGATGGTGAAGAAGGCGGTTGAAGCAACTATCGATTAA
- a CDS encoding Hsp20 family protein, with amino-acid sequence MSDNQTQLMKAENPEMASPVFVEAEKMFDKLAEITKETAARAYDFFVERGAQMGTHLEDWLRAEAEMLRAAPAKIAETKKLVKVQVAVPGFKPDEIEVSVKDNVLIISGETVAEEKSEDENTVYNEWHSDRFLRKLDLPDLVETDDIKALLKDGVLKLTLRKKAVVEATKVAVQSA; translated from the coding sequence ATGAGCGACAACCAGACACAATTAATGAAGGCAGAAAACCCGGAAATGGCCTCGCCGGTATTTGTTGAGGCCGAAAAGATGTTTGACAAGTTGGCAGAGATCACAAAGGAGACAGCTGCCAGGGCATATGATTTCTTTGTCGAGCGCGGAGCTCAGATGGGAACTCATTTAGAGGACTGGCTGAGAGCCGAAGCAGAGATGCTTCGTGCCGCACCGGCGAAAATCGCGGAAACCAAGAAGTTGGTTAAGGTACAGGTCGCCGTCCCCGGATTCAAACCGGACGAGATCGAGGTCAGCGTCAAGGACAACGTCCTGATCATCAGCGGCGAAACAGTCGCCGAGGAAAAATCAGAGGACGAGAACACCGTTTACAACGAATGGCATAGCGATCGATTCTTAAGGAAACTCGACCTTCCAGATCTCGTCGAGACTGATGACATCAAAGCGCTGCTGAAAGATGGCGTTTTGAAGCTTACGTTAAGAAAGAAGGCCGTGGTGGAAGCCACAAAAGTGGCCGTTCAATCTGCGTAG
- a CDS encoding AbrB/MazE/SpoVT family DNA-binding domain-containing protein yields the protein MASQNGVFSAILADDGSIAIPEEILQRLNLNDGDDVKLIFDDDAFSTLKSLTPSQSKPADFEIQ from the coding sequence ATGGCTTCCCAAAACGGAGTTTTCTCAGCAATCCTCGCAGATGATGGCAGTATCGCAATCCCAGAAGAGATATTGCAGCGGCTCAATCTCAACGACGGCGATGATGTGAAACTGATCTTCGACGATGACGCATTCAGTACTTTAAAGAGTCTTACACCAAGCCAATCGAAACCGGCTGATTTTGAAATACAGTAA
- a CDS encoding oligosaccharide flippase family protein, translating to MKNEDTKTQSLKEQGAWLLVAKIIAFGFSFALPLLIVRFMPLNEVGHYREAFQIITNALVILPLGFSMSAYYFLAREKERRGAAVLNILLFNFVVGGLAALTLFLYPQLLGGLTRSEELTRLGPAIGIVIWIWIFSTFLETVAIANSEAKAATYFIVFASFSKTLLMGGAVLGFATVEAFIYASMIHGVIQTAILLNYLRSRFPGFWRDFDPAFFREQMRYAIPFGLTAILWTAQTDIHNYFVFYKFTAADFAIYAYGCFQLPLISMLAESISSVLIPRMNALQQVGEREEMLRLTVRATQKLAFFYFPIYAFLMITAETFVLTLFTKEYLQSTPIFMINLTLIPLSILVTDPIVRSYKELGRFFLLTRIFVLTLLIGVLYFWLDHFSLTGVITVAVAALVLEKVIGESMVIKKLGLGWKDLPLLKDVGKVAVITLFAGLITYIVYVNVHVYVEEIGERLAQEAFTTNRASTLNFVGGSLVLLISGLVFAPIYLLGANFWGVIEEADKRSVMNLIRKFLPKQRVAPLVDLKN from the coding sequence TTGAAAAACGAAGACACAAAAACTCAATCGCTAAAAGAGCAAGGCGCATGGCTATTGGTCGCCAAGATCATTGCCTTCGGGTTTAGCTTTGCACTGCCGCTTTTGATAGTGAGGTTTATGCCGCTCAACGAGGTGGGGCATTATCGCGAAGCGTTTCAGATAATTACGAATGCTCTGGTGATCCTGCCCCTTGGATTTTCGATGAGCGCGTACTATTTTCTTGCCCGCGAAAAGGAGCGTCGCGGAGCTGCGGTACTGAATATTCTGCTTTTTAATTTCGTAGTCGGCGGACTAGCAGCTCTGACGCTTTTCCTTTACCCACAACTTCTCGGCGGTCTGACCAGAAGCGAAGAACTTACCCGGCTCGGCCCGGCGATCGGTATCGTGATCTGGATATGGATCTTCTCAACTTTTCTCGAGACCGTCGCTATCGCAAATTCAGAGGCCAAGGCAGCGACGTATTTTATTGTTTTTGCCTCATTTTCGAAGACGCTCCTGATGGGCGGGGCAGTTTTGGGATTCGCCACCGTCGAGGCGTTTATTTACGCATCGATGATCCACGGCGTGATTCAGACGGCGATCCTTCTGAATTACTTACGATCAAGATTTCCGGGTTTCTGGCGAGATTTCGATCCCGCATTTTTCCGCGAACAAATGAGGTACGCGATCCCGTTCGGACTAACGGCGATCTTATGGACAGCCCAGACGGATATTCACAATTATTTCGTCTTTTATAAATTCACCGCCGCTGACTTTGCCATATACGCCTATGGATGTTTTCAGCTGCCGCTGATCAGTATGCTTGCTGAGTCGATCTCGTCGGTCTTAATTCCACGGATGAACGCACTGCAGCAGGTTGGCGAGCGTGAGGAAATGCTGAGGCTTACGGTGCGTGCCACGCAGAAGCTCGCGTTTTTCTATTTCCCCATATACGCGTTCCTGATGATAACCGCTGAGACATTTGTGCTCACACTCTTTACTAAAGAGTATTTGCAGAGTACGCCGATATTCATGATCAATCTCACGCTGATCCCACTGAGTATCCTGGTCACCGACCCGATCGTCAGATCCTACAAGGAGCTTGGTAGATTCTTTCTGCTGACGCGAATATTCGTTCTGACGCTTTTGATCGGCGTTCTTTATTTTTGGCTCGACCATTTCAGTCTGACCGGTGTAATTACGGTTGCGGTAGCCGCTCTCGTACTAGAAAAGGTGATCGGCGAATCGATGGTGATCAAGAAGCTCGGCCTTGGATGGAAAGACCTGCCGCTTTTGAAAGACGTCGGAAAGGTAGCGGTAATAACACTTTTTGCCGGACTGATCACATATATCGTTTACGTTAACGTTCACGTTTATGTTGAGGAAATAGGCGAACGGCTTGCCCAAGAGGCTTTTACGACGAACAGGGCGAGTACATTGAATTTTGTGGGCGGCAGCCTCGTTCTACTCATTTCCGGACTGGTCTTTGCGCCTATCTATCTCTTGGGAGCCAATTTCTGGGGCGTGATCGAGGAGGCGGATAAAAGATCGGTGATGAACCTTATCCGTAAATTTCTTCCGAAACAAAGGGTAGCTCCATTGGTCGATCTAAAAAACTAA